The DNA window TGGCGGGATCCAGGCGGGAATCAGGGTTGCCTTCGGCCAGGATGGTGCCGCTGTTATAATCCATCAACACAAAGGCTTTTGCGTCAATTTGCGGTGCGGCCGGGGGCTCTGCCGCCTGCACGGCGGGTACGGCCAATAAAAGAACGCCGACGCCAAACGTCAGCCGTTTTAATGAGTGGGGAAAGTGTCTTTTCATCATGCGTCGCCAGAGTATCCATTCAACCTATTGAAATAGCGTTAACTTTCAAACATGTTTACGTTTTCAGCCAACCAGCGAAAGCAGCCCGGTGCGCCTGCATGTGCCGCAGACTCCCTGCGGCCGCACTCAAAGAAAGGAGCGCACCCGAAACGCCTTTTAGTGAGTTTATTAGATTCATCTTATTTTTGCAGGGTTTAGCATCAATTTTCAGCATTTTTACATAACTGTACATGTGCAGAAAAATGGCCAGCCCGTTATGCGAATCGTCAATAAACTGCCGCTGAATTGTCATGCGCTTTTTTTATCATGACCCGAGCGCCGTTTAATCACCATCTTTGCTGGCTGGCGGTGAGCGTTATCCGCTATGCTGAGTATTCACAGACAGCCGGAGAAAACCGATGGATTTAGCCCTGTTCGATCTGGATGAAACCCTGATAGATGACGACAGCACCAGCCTGTGGCTACGCTGGCTAGTGGCGCAGGGCTTTGCGCCTGAAGCCTTGCAGCAGCAGGAACAGCAACTGATGCAGCGCTATTATCAGGGGACGCTGGCGATAGAGGATTATATGCGCGCCACCCTGGCCCCACTGGAAGGGCTTAGCGCCAAGACCGTTGCCGGTTGGATTGCCCGATACGTGCATCGCGACATTCTGCCACGCGTCTACCCGGCGGCGCGTGAACGCCTGCAATGGCATCGCGAACGCGGCGACTACATTCTGCTCGTTTCCGCCAGCGGCGAACACCTGGTGGCGCCGATCGCCAGCCAGTTGGGTGCCGACGGCGCGCTGGCAGTTGGCGTAGAGATCGAAGATGGGCGCTTTACCGGCAACATCTATGGCACGCCCACTTATCAGCAGGGCAAGGTCACCCGCCTGCAGCAATGGCAGGCGCAGCACCCGGAATTGCGTTTCGGCCATAGCCACAGCTATAGCGACTCGATCAACGATAAAGCGCTGCTGGCGTTCGCCGACAGCGCCACGGTGATTAACCCCGACAGCGATTTGCACGCGCTGGCGTTGCAACACGGTTGGGAAATCCGCTACTGGGAACGTTAACCCACAGGTTTTGTCGGCTTGCGGTTGCGCTGGGGGCAGCGGCCCGCACGCGCGATTGCCGGCCAAAACCCGGGTTTACGATTCCCCCACGCGCAGCAGTTTGCCGTTTTCCTCGTCGGTCAGCAGATAGAGATAGCCATCCGGCCCCACGCGCACATCCCGGATGCGCTGCCCGCGATCGGCCAACAGGGTTTCTTCCGCCACCACCTTATTCCCTTCCAGCGTCAGGCGCAGCAACGAACGATGGGCCAGCGCGCCAATAAACAGCGAATGCCGCCAGGCCGGAAAGCGCGTGGCGTTATAGAATGCCATTCCGCTCACCGCAGGGGACACCTGCCAATAGTAAAGCGGCGGCTCGGTGCCGGGCGCCTGCTGGCCCTGGGCTTCCGGGATCGCCAGCCCGGAATAGTTAACGCCGTGGGTCGCCAGCGGCCAACCATAGTTCTTCCCAGCCTGGGGAATATTGATCTCATCGCCACCGCGCGGCCCGTGCTCGTGCAGCCACACTTCCCCGGACCACGGATTGAGCGCCATTCCCTGCGCATTCCGGTGACCATAAGACCAAATCTCTGGCCGTTTACCCGCCTGGCCGACAAATGGGTTATCGGCGGGCACGGCACCCGTCGCCGTCAGGCGCACCACCTTCCCCTGCAGTTTGTCCAGATCCTGCGCCGTTAGCCGTTGGTTATTTTCGCCCAGCGTAATGAACAGGTAACCCTGACGATCAAAAACCAAGCGCGAGCCAAAATGGTTGCCGGTTGAAAGCGCGGGCTGCTGGCGCAACAACACCCGAAAATCATCCAGCTGCGTGTTAGCGGCATTCAGGCGCCCCACGCCGACCGCAGTGCCCGCTTTGCCACCCGGTGCCGCTTGCGCAAAGCTCAAATAGACCAGGCGGCTGCTGGCGAAATCCGGCGCCAGCGCGATATCCATCAGCCCCCCTTGCCCGCGGGCATACACCTGCGGCACGCCGGCAATCGGCGGCGATAGCCCTTTGCCCGCTTGCCATAGCCGCAGCCGCCCTGGCCGCTCGGTGATCAATATCCCCTGCTCATCGGGTAAGAATGCCAGCGCCCACGGGTGTTCAAGCCGATCCTGCAATTGCGTGACGACCGGCGCCGCGTACAGCAGGCCGCTGCTAATCAACAAGAGTCCGCTAATCAGATAATGACGAAGCATGGGCACCTCCAGGGCGGTGGAAAACGGTCCCTGTCAGTTTAGCCCACGATATGGATGGGTGTGGCCCGCGGCCAGCGCGCGCGGGCGAAAGTTCAGCTCACCGGCATCCGTGCCGGATCGGGATATTGATATTCAAACCCCAGTTCGCTACAAATCCGGTTGCCGTTGATCAGCCGGCCGTCCTGTTCCACCTCATCCGCAAAGCGTGGCGGCTCCAGGTGCAACTGCTCCGCCAGCGCCGGATAAAACGCTTTCTTCACCGGGTGGCCCGGGGCGCACAGGTTATAGACGTGGCCGCCTTTCGGCCGCTGCAACAGCAGTTGGATCGCCGCGATCACATCATCCTGATGCACCAGGTTAACCCCCTGCGAGCCGCCCTTCACATCCACTTTGCCCGCCAGGAAGCGCCCCGGGTGGCGATCGGCCCCGACCAGCCCGGCCAGCCGCAGGATATCTACCGAGGTATTCGGCAGCTCATGCAGCCAGCGTTCCAGCTCAACCAACACCCGGCCGGAAGGCGTATTCGGCCGCAATGGCGCATCTTCACGCAGCGTGCCGGTGGTTTCGCCATAAACGGAGGTGGAGCTGGTGAAAATAATGCGCGGCACGCCAAAGGCCATGGCGCTATCTACTAACATCCGTACCGCTTCAAAGTACCCTGCGCTGCCCTCAACCGTGCGCCGCGCCGGCAACGTGATCACCAACGCATCGACGCGCAGCAGTTGCTCCAGATCGTCCGGATCGCAAATCAGTTCCGGCGTTAGCTCCAGCCGGTAACATTCAATGCCGCTCATCCGTGCTGCTTCAACGCCGTCCGGCGTGGTTTTACTGCCGACCACCTTATAGCCGCGCCCCATCAACGACAGCGCCAACGGCATACCCAACCAGCCAAGGCCAACAATGGCTACTTTTTTCATATCTTCCTCTCCTGAAGATCGCCGCGCCTATGTATTTCAGGCTACGCCTGTCCTGCGGGTGATACAATCTGCGGCGCGTAACGTTCGGTAAATCAGCATCCACCTTATATATGTCATATTACCAGCCGCAAAGGCATTGGCCGCCACGCCAGTTATTTCAGGGATTAATTCATACTGTTTCAATAAATTAAAATTATGCAGGCAAAAAAGGGTTGCACAAAACCCCCTGTATAGTTTAGGTTAATTAGCAATTCAGTCAGTACGGCATTTTCAAGAGAAAACACAATGACACGCATTCAGTTCAACCACCATCATCACCATCATCCTGACTAGTCTTTCAGGCAGATGTGTGCTGGAAGACGGTTTACGGATCTTCCAGTGGCGAGCAGAATGCAAGAGAGAGCCCTCGGAAGATTCCTTCCGAGGGTTTTTTTTTGGATCCGGACAGACAGATTAAGCGTTATTTTTAATAAATTCATAAAATTACAGGTTAAACAGAGGTTACCATGCTGGACAAAACACGTTTACGGATAGCAATGCAGAAGTCAGGCCGCCTGAGCGAAGATTCCCAGGAGCTGCTGGCGCGTTGCGGTATCAAAATCAACCTGCAGCAGCAACGCCTGATCGCCTTTGCGGAAAACATGCCGATTGATATTCTGCGCGTTCGTGATGACGATATTCCCGGCCTGGTAATGGATGGCGTGGTCGATCTGGGCATCATCGGTGAAAACGTGCTGGAAGAAGAATTGCTCGATCGCCGGGCACAGGGCGAAGACCCACGTTACTTCACCCTGCGCCGCCTGGACTTCGGTGGTTGCCGCCTGTCGCTGGCCGCGCCGCTGGATTGCGAATACACCGGCCCGCAAAGCCTGCAAGACGCCCGCATCGCCACCTCCTACCCGCACCTGCTGAAACAATACCTCGATAAACAAGGCGTTCGCTTCAAATCCTGCCTGCTGAACGGTTCAGTCGAAGTCGCGCCGCGTGCCGGCCTGTCCGACGCCATCTGCGATCTGGTTTCTACCGGCGCAACGCTGGAAGCCAACGGCCTGCGCGAAGTGGAAGTGATTTACCGCTCCAAGGCTTGCCTGATCCAGCGCGACGGCGAAATGCCGGAAGCCAAGCAGCAACTGATTGATAAACTGTTAACCCGTATCCAGGGCGTGATTCAAGCCCGCGAATCCAAATACATCATGCTGCACGCGCCAAGCGAACGCCTGGATGAGATCGTTTCGCTGCTGCCGGGCGCCGAACGCCCAACCATTCTGCCGCTGGCCGGTTCGCAAAACCGCGTGGCAATGCACATGGTCAGCAGCGAAACGCTGTTCTGGGAAACGATGGAAAACCTGAAGGCCCTGGGCGCCAGCTCAATCCTGGTATTGCCAATTGAAAAAATGATGGAGTAACACGCCATGTCGAATTTCAATACCGTCGTCAATTGGGCAGACTGCAGCGCAGAACAACGCACGGCACTGCTGATGCGCCCAGCGATTTCCGCTTCAGACAGCATTACCCGCACGGTGCGCGAGATCCTCGACAACGTAAAAGCCAACGGCGACAACGCTTTGCGGGAATACAGCACCAAATTTGACAAAACGGCGGTGGATGCGCTGCGCGTCACGCCGGAGCAAATTGAACAGGCCAGCGCCCGCCTGGGCGATGAGGTCAAGCAGGCGATGGCCGCCGCCGTTGCCAATGTGGAAACCTTCCACAATGCGCAGATTCTGCCGCCGGTCGATGTGGAAACCCAGCCGGGCGTGCGTTGCCAACAGGTTACCCGCCCGATCGCGTCCGTCGGCCTGTACATTCCCGGCGGCTCCGCGCCGCTGTTCTCCACCGTATTAATGTTGGCGACGCCAGCGCGCATTGCCGGCTGCCGCCGCGTGGTGTTGTGTTCGCCGCCGCCGATCGCCGATGAGATCCTGTATGCGGCGAAGCTGTGCGGCGTGCAGGAAGTGTTCCAGGTCGGCGGCGCACAGGCGGTTGCCGCCCTGGCCTTCGGCACCGAATCCGTGCCGCGCGTGGCTAAAGTCTTCGGCCCGGGCAACGCTTTCGTCACCGAAGCCAAACGCCAGATCAGCCAGCGCCTTGACGGCGCGGCCATCGACATGCCGGCCGGGCCTTCAGAAGTGCTGGTGATCGCCGACAGCGGCGCCACCCCGGCATTCGTGGCTTCAGATTTGCTTTCGCAAGCTGAGCACGGCCCGGACTCCCAGGTGATCCTGCTCACCCCGGATGCGGCCATCGCCCAAGCGGTCGCCGGTGCCGTGGAACAGCAACTGGCGGCATTGCCGCGCGCCGAAACCGCGCGCCAGGCCCTGGCCAGCAGCCGCCTGATTGTGGCGAGAGATCTGGCGGAATGCGTCGCCATCAGCAACCAGTACGGCCCGGAACACCTGATTATCCAAACCCGCAACGCCCGTGAACTGGTCGACAGCATCACCAGCGCCGGTTCGGTGTTCCTGGGGGATTGGTCACCGGAATCCGCCGGCGATTATGCTTCCGGCACCAACCACGTGTTGCCAACCTATGGCTACACCGCCACCTATTCCAGTCTGGGGCTGGCGGACTTCCAAAAACGCATGACGGTGCAGGAACTGACGCCGCAGGGCTTTAGCAGCCTGGCGGCCACCATCGAAATCCTGGCCGCCGCCGAACAGTTAATCGCGCACAAAAACGCCGTGACCTTACGCGTCGCCGCCCTGAAGGAGCAAGCATGAGCATTGAACAACTGGCGCGCCAGAATGTGCGCGAGCTTACCCCTTATCAATCGGCCCGCCGTCTGGGCGGCAACGGCGATGTGTGGCTGAATGCCAACGAATACCCACTACCGCCGGCGTTCCAGCTTAGCCAGCAAACGCTGAACCGTTACCCGGAATGCCAGCCTGCGCAGGTGATCGAACGCTACGCCGATTACGCCGGCGTAAAAAAAGAGCAGGTGTTGGTCAGCCGCGGCGCCGATGAAAGCATCGAATTGCTGATCCGCGCCTTCTGCGAGCCCGGCAAAGATGCCATTTTGTTCTGCCCGCCGACTTATGGCATGTACACCGTCAGCGCCGAAACGCTGGGCGTTGAGCGGCGCATTATCCCGGCCAGAGCCGACTGGCAGTTGGATCTGGCCGCCATCGCCGACAGCCTGGATCGGGTTAAAGTGATTTATGTGTGCAGCCCGAACAACCCTACCGGCAGCCTGATCAACCCAGATGATTTGCGCACGCTGCTGGATATGGCGCAAGGCAAAGCGATCGTGGCGGTTGACGAGGCGTACATCGAGTTCTGCCCGCAGGCGAGCGTGGCCAGTTGGCTGCGTGATTACCCGCACCTGGCGGTGCTGCGCACCCTGTCCAAAGCCTTTGCGCTGGCCGGGCTACGCTGCGGCTTTACGCTGGCGAATGCGGATCTTATCGCCCTGCTGCTGAAAGTGATCGCCCCTTACCCGCTCTCTACGCCGGTGGCTGATATCGCAGCCCAGGCGCTGAGCCCAGAGGGCATCGCCATTATGCGCCAACGGGTAGCGGAAGTTTCCAGCAACCGCCGCTGGCTGCAACAGGCGTTGCAAAACTGCGCCTGTGTTGAACAGGTTTACGACAGCGAGAGCAATTACCTGCTGGCGCGCTTCACGCCGGCCAGCAATGCGTTCAAGGCGTTGTGGGATCAGGGCATTATCTTGCGCGATCAAAGCAAACAACCCGGGTTAAACGGCTGCCTGCGCATCACCATCGGCACCCGCGAAGAATGTCAGCGCGTCGTTGACGCACTTAATGCCCTGCCCGCGAAGTAATTCAGGGCGCTTAATATCATGGCTGTTGCCCGGCCGCGCGGCGCAGCCTTAACTCGTCAGGAGCCAATGTGAGTCAGAAATTTCTCTTTATCGACCGTGACGGCACGCTGATTGCTGAGCCACCCGAAGATTTCCAGGTCGATCGCCTGGATAAACTGGCGCTGGAGCCAGACGTGATCCCTTCGTTGCTGGCCCTGCAGAAGGCGGGCTATACGCTGGTGATGATCACCAACCAGGATGGCCTCGGTACCGCCAGCTTCCCGCAGGAAACCTTCGATCCGCCGCACAACCTGATGATGCAGATCCTCACTTCCCAGGGGATCACCTTCGAAAATATCCTGATCTGCCCGCACAAGCCGGAAGACAACTGCGATTGCCGCAAGCCAAAAATCGCGATGGTCAAAGGCTACCTGGAGCCGGGCGTGATGAACGCCACCAACAGCTATGTGATCGGCGATCGCCAAACCGATCTGCAACTGGCCGAAAACATGGGGATTCAAGGGCTGCTGTACCAACGGGACACCTTTGACTGGAAAGAAATCACCCGCCGCCTCACCCAGCGCGATCGCCATGCGCACGTTAACCGCGTCACCAAGGAAACCCAGATTGATGTTAACGTCTGGTTGGATCGCGAAGGCGGCAGCAAGATTAAAACCGGCGTTGGCTTCTTTGATCATATGCTGGATCAAATCGCCACCCACGGCGGCTTCCGCATGGATATCCAGGTGAACGGCGATCTGTACATCGACGATCACCACACGGTGGAAGACACCGCGCTGGCGCTGGGCGAAGCGCTGAACAAGGCGCTGGGCGATAAACGCGGCATCGCGCGCTTTGGCTTTGTGCTGCCAATGGACGAATGCCTGGCGCGCTGCGCGATGGATATCTCCGGCCGGCCGCACCTGGAATACAAGGCCGAGTTCAGCTACCAACGCGTGGGCGATCTGAGCACCGAAATGGTCGAGCACTTCTTTAGCTCGCTGTCTTACACCATGGGTTGCACTCTGCACCTGAAAACCAAAGGCAAGAACGACCATCACCGGGTGGAAAGCCTGTTCAAAGCGTTTGGCCGCACGCTGCGCCAGGCGATTCGCGTTGAGGGCAACACCCTCCCGAGTTCGAAAGGAGTGCTGTGATGAACGTGGTGATTCTGGATACCGGCTGCGCCAATCTCTCCTCCGTTACCTATGCGGTACAACGGCTGGGCTATCAGCCCACAATCAGCCGCGATCCGAAAATCGTGCTCAGCGCCGACAAGCTATTCCTGCCGGGCGTGGGCACCGCGCAGGCGGCGATGGATCAGTTGGAAGCGCGTGAACTGATTGCGCTGATCAAAGCCAGCACCCAACCAGTGCTCGGCATCTGCCTGGGCATGCAGTTGCTGGCTTCGGGCAGCGACGAGAATGGCGGCGTCAAAACGCTGGGCATTATCGATACCCCGGTGCAGCTGATGACCGATTTCGGTCTGCCGCTGCCGCACATGGGGTGGAACCAGGTGACGCCGCAGGCAGGCCACCCGCTGTTCCGCGGCATCGAGGACGATGCCTACTTCTATTTCGTTCACAGCTATGCGATGCCCCTATGCTCAAGCACCATTGCCCAGGCGAACTACGGCGAGCCCTTCACCGCCGCCGTGCAAAAAGACAATTTCTACGGCGTGCAGTTTCATCCAGAACGTTCTGGAGCCGCCGGCGCGCAACTGTTGAAAAACTTTCTGGAGATGTAGGCAGCATGATTATTCCCGCTTTGGATTTGATCAACGGCAACGTGGTGCGTCTGCATCAGGGCGATTACGGCCAGCAGCGCGCCTACGGCAACGATCCGCTGCTGCGTCTGCAGGATTATCAGCAACAGGGCGCGCAAGTGCTGCATCTGGTGGATCTCACCGGCGCCAAAGATCCGGCGGCGCGCCAGATCCCGCTGTTGCGCACGCTGCTGGCCGGCGTGAACGTGCCGGTGCAGGTTGGCGGCGGTATCCGCAGTGAACAGGATGTGGCCGCGTTGCTGGAAGCCGGCGCCAGCCGCGTGGTGGTCGGCTCCACCGCCGTGAAACAGCCGCAGCAGGTGCAAGGGTGGTTCGAGCGCTACGGCGCGGATGCCATGGTGCTGGCGCTGGACGTGCGCATTGACGCCGCCGGCAACAAGCACGTCGCCATCAGCGGCTGGCAGGAGAACTCCGATCTCACGCTGGAACAGGTGGTGGAGCAATACCTGCCGTATGGATTAAAACACGTGCTGTGCACGGATATTTCCCGCGACGGCACCCTGGCCGGTTCCAACGTGGCGCTGTATCAGGAAATCAGCAGCCGTTATCCGCAGATCGCCTTCCAGGCGTCTGGCGGCATCGGCAATCTGGATGATATCGCCGCGCTGCGTGGCAGCGGTGTGGAAGGGGTGATCGTTGGGCGCGCCCTGCTGGAAGGTAAATTTAGCGTTGAGGAGGCAATCGCATGCTGGCAAAACGGATAATCCCGTGTCTGGACGTCAGAGACGGCCAAGTGGTGAAAGGCGTGCAGTTCCGCAACCACGAAATCATCGGCGACATCGTGCCGCTGGCGCAGCGCTATGCGCAGGAAGGCGCGGATGAGCTGGTGTTCTATGATATCACCGCCTCCAGCGACGGCCGGGTGGTGGATAAAAGCTGGGTTTCGCGCGTGGCGGAAGTGATCGATATTCCGTTCTGCGTGGCGGGCGGGATTAAAAGCGCCGAAGACGCCAGCCAGATCCTGTCGTTTGGCGCCGATAAAATATCCATCAACTCACCGGCGCTGGCGGATCCCACGCTTATCAGCCGCCTGGCGGACCGCTTTGGCGTACAATGTATCGTGGTAGGGATCGATACCTGGCACGACAGCGCCACCGGCAAATATCATGTGAACCAATATACCGGCGACGAACAGCGCACCCGCGTAACCCAATGGGAAACGCTGGACTGGGTGCAGGAAGTGCAAAAACGCGGCGCCGGGGAAATCGTGCTGAACATGATGAACCAGGATGGCGTGCGCAACGGTTACGATCTGGAACAGCTGAAGCAGGTACGCAGCGTGTGCAAAGTGCCGCTGATCGCCTCTGGCGGCGCGGGCACCATGGAGCACTTCCTGGAAGCGTTCCGCGATGCGGGCGTTGACGGTGCGCTGGCGGCTTCGGTGTTCCATAAACAAATTATCAATATCGGCGAACTGAAAAAGTTCCTGGCCGAGCAAGGCGTGGAGATTCGCGTGTGTTAACAAAACAACAAAAGGCCCAGTTGGACTGGGAAAAAACGGATAACCTGATGCCGGCAATCATTCAGCATGCCGTATCCGGCGAAGTGTTGATGCTGGGCTACATGAACCCGGCGGCGCTGGCAGCCACCGAAGAAAGCGGCAAGGTGACCTTCTTCTCACGCACCAAACAACGCCTGTGGACCAAGGGCGAAAGCTCCGGCAACTTCCTGAACGTGGTGAGCATCACGCCAGACTGCGACAACGATACGCTGCTGGTGCTGGCAAACCCAGTTGGCCCAACCTGCCACCAGGGCACCAGCAGTTGCTTCCACCCGGCGACCAGCGACTGGGGTTTCCTGTACCAGTTGGAACAGTTGCTTGCCGAGCGCAAAAACGCCAGCCCGGATACCTCTTACACCGCCAAACTGTATGCCAGCGGCACCAAGCGTATCGCGCAAAAAGTGGGTGAAGAAGGCGTGGAAACCGCATTGGCAGCGACGGTGCACGATCGTGAAGAACTGACGAATGAAGCATCCGATCTGGTTTATCACCTGCTGGTGCTGCTGCAGGATCAGGATCTAGATTTAAGTAAGGTGATCGGCTGCCTGCGCGCACGGCATCAGAAGTAACCACCTTTCGCCCTCACCCTAACCCTCTCCCGCCGGGAGAGGGGATCTCCGTGCCCCCATCGGCACCCGTATCTGATTTATGTCATCGGCATCCATCCGCACTGGGTTTGCCAATAGCAGCCCCATGCCGCATGTGCGCCCCCTCTCCCATTGGGAGAGGGCCGGGGTGAGGGGCTTTACCACAACACCGAGTCATATGGCGAAGATCCAGCGGTTACGGCGAAAATTGGGGAAAGAAGGCGTGGAAACCGCATTGGCGGCGACGGTGCACGATCGTGAAGAGCTAACGAATGAAGCATCCGATCTGATTTATCACCTGCTGGTGCTGCTGCAGGATCAGGATCTAGATTTAAGTAAGGTGATCGGCTGCCTGCGCGCACGGCATCAGAAGTAACCTCTTTTCGCCCTCACCCTAACCCTCTCCCGCCAGGAGAGGGGATCTCCGTGCACACATCGGCACCCGTATCTGATTTATGTCATCGGCATCCATCCGCACTGGGTTTGCCAATAACAGCTCAATGCCGCATGTGCGCCCCCTCTCCCGTTGGGAGAGGGCCGGGGTGAGGGGCACCGAAGCATATGGCACTGGCCGGGCGTTTGCTCCGCCAGACTATTTTATGCTGACCACCGCAATATAATTCAGCTTATGGCGGTTGCGGCGAAAGTGGTGAAACATGTGCAAAAACGGCTGACGGTTCTCTTTTTTCAATGCATTGCGGATGATGGTCAACGCGCCGCCCAGCCCTTCATCGCGAATCAAACCTCGCGGTGACAACAGGCTCATCGGGCCGGACGTGGTGCTCACCTGGCGAAAACCCGCCGTTTGAAACAAATCAACCCACGCTTCCTTTAGCATCGGCTGTGCTTTTACGTGGATCGCCTGATGCATCTGCGCCAGCAAATCGGCGCGATCTTGTGCCGTTTTCAGCGAAATATCGTGGGTTAGCAAGCGGCCGCCGGGCTTCAGCACCCGCAGATACTCCTGCAGCAACCGGGCTTTAGCTTTATCCGCATACATAGTCAGCATCGCTTCATTAATCACCACATCAAAACTGTTATCGTCAAAAGGCAACTGTGACGCATCCGCCATCTGGGTGGAAACCCGATGGGAAAGGCCCCGTGCAGCAATATTTTTCTCCGCACGGGCAAGCGCCTGCTTATCCATATCAATGCCAACGACATGGCACTGAAAACGATGGGCGATATCAATGGCCGTGGTGCCCATATTACAGGCGATTTCCAGTACCTTTGCGTCTGCATTCAACCCAGAATGCGCCAACAGCCATTCCGTTGCTTCCCGCCCGCCGGGGCGCAGCCGTTTTTTACCCAGCCGCGCCAGGAATTTATGGCCGGCCTCATGGTGTGTGGTGGCATTATCCATGGTGCGCTCCTTATTTCCCATTGGGTTCGCGTAACATGATCAGCAGCATTTTTGCCCGCTCTGGCGCATCGACGGCATGGGGGATATTCGCGGGCATACGCACAATTTCACCCGGCGCCGCCGTTACCGGCCGGCCCTCAATGGTGAGCAGCAGCCGGCCTTCCACCACCATCACGATGGCATCGAAAGGCGCGCTGTGTTCAGAAAGTGCCTGGCCTTGATCAAAAGCAAACAGGGTAATATTGCCGCCGCCATTTTTCGCCAATACGCGGCTGGCGATGCCTTGCTCGGTGTAATTGACAAGAGCGCTAATGGTCAGTGCTTCTGCGGGGGAAAGGGGTTTTTGGCTCATGAGTGTGGTTCCTTTTCGTCATTTATAGACAGGGTATTCAACCAAACAATGGCGTCACACCACGGGTATGC is part of the Gibbsiella quercinecans genome and encodes:
- the hisB gene encoding bifunctional histidinol-phosphatase/imidazoleglycerol-phosphate dehydratase HisB, which codes for MSQKFLFIDRDGTLIAEPPEDFQVDRLDKLALEPDVIPSLLALQKAGYTLVMITNQDGLGTASFPQETFDPPHNLMMQILTSQGITFENILICPHKPEDNCDCRKPKIAMVKGYLEPGVMNATNSYVIGDRQTDLQLAENMGIQGLLYQRDTFDWKEITRRLTQRDRHAHVNRVTKETQIDVNVWLDREGGSKIKTGVGFFDHMLDQIATHGGFRMDIQVNGDLYIDDHHTVEDTALALGEALNKALGDKRGIARFGFVLPMDECLARCAMDISGRPHLEYKAEFSYQRVGDLSTEMVEHFFSSLSYTMGCTLHLKTKGKNDHHRVESLFKAFGRTLRQAIRVEGNTLPSSKGVL
- the hisL gene encoding his operon leader peptide; translation: MTRIQFNHHHHHHPD
- a CDS encoding SDR family oxidoreductase, with product MKKVAIVGLGWLGMPLALSLMGRGYKVVGSKTTPDGVEAARMSGIECYRLELTPELICDPDDLEQLLRVDALVITLPARRTVEGSAGYFEAVRMLVDSAMAFGVPRIIFTSSTSVYGETTGTLREDAPLRPNTPSGRVLVELERWLHELPNTSVDILRLAGLVGADRHPGRFLAGKVDVKGGSQGVNLVHQDDVIAAIQLLLQRPKGGHVYNLCAPGHPVKKAFYPALAEQLHLEPPRFADEVEQDGRLINGNRICSELGFEYQYPDPARMPVS
- a CDS encoding PQQ-dependent sugar dehydrogenase — translated: MLRHYLISGLLLISSGLLYAAPVVTQLQDRLEHPWALAFLPDEQGILITERPGRLRLWQAGKGLSPPIAGVPQVYARGQGGLMDIALAPDFASSRLVYLSFAQAAPGGKAGTAVGVGRLNAANTQLDDFRVLLRQQPALSTGNHFGSRLVFDRQGYLFITLGENNQRLTAQDLDKLQGKVVRLTATGAVPADNPFVGQAGKRPEIWSYGHRNAQGMALNPWSGEVWLHEHGPRGGDEINIPQAGKNYGWPLATHGVNYSGLAIPEAQGQQAPGTEPPLYYWQVSPAVSGMAFYNATRFPAWRHSLFIGALAHRSLLRLTLEGNKVVAEETLLADRGQRIRDVRVGPDGYLYLLTDEENGKLLRVGES
- a CDS encoding HAD family hydrolase, yielding MDLALFDLDETLIDDDSTSLWLRWLVAQGFAPEALQQQEQQLMQRYYQGTLAIEDYMRATLAPLEGLSAKTVAGWIARYVHRDILPRVYPAARERLQWHRERGDYILLVSASGEHLVAPIASQLGADGALAVGVEIEDGRFTGNIYGTPTYQQGKVTRLQQWQAQHPELRFGHSHSYSDSINDKALLAFADSATVINPDSDLHALALQHGWEIRYWER
- the hisC gene encoding histidinol-phosphate transaminase; translated protein: MSIEQLARQNVRELTPYQSARRLGGNGDVWLNANEYPLPPAFQLSQQTLNRYPECQPAQVIERYADYAGVKKEQVLVSRGADESIELLIRAFCEPGKDAILFCPPTYGMYTVSAETLGVERRIIPARADWQLDLAAIADSLDRVKVIYVCSPNNPTGSLINPDDLRTLLDMAQGKAIVAVDEAYIEFCPQASVASWLRDYPHLAVLRTLSKAFALAGLRCGFTLANADLIALLLKVIAPYPLSTPVADIAAQALSPEGIAIMRQRVAEVSSNRRWLQQALQNCACVEQVYDSESNYLLARFTPASNAFKALWDQGIILRDQSKQPGLNGCLRITIGTREECQRVVDALNALPAK
- the hisD gene encoding histidinol dehydrogenase is translated as MSNFNTVVNWADCSAEQRTALLMRPAISASDSITRTVREILDNVKANGDNALREYSTKFDKTAVDALRVTPEQIEQASARLGDEVKQAMAAAVANVETFHNAQILPPVDVETQPGVRCQQVTRPIASVGLYIPGGSAPLFSTVLMLATPARIAGCRRVVLCSPPPIADEILYAAKLCGVQEVFQVGGAQAVAALAFGTESVPRVAKVFGPGNAFVTEAKRQISQRLDGAAIDMPAGPSEVLVIADSGATPAFVASDLLSQAEHGPDSQVILLTPDAAIAQAVAGAVEQQLAALPRAETARQALASSRLIVARDLAECVAISNQYGPEHLIIQTRNARELVDSITSAGSVFLGDWSPESAGDYASGTNHVLPTYGYTATYSSLGLADFQKRMTVQELTPQGFSSLAATIEILAAAEQLIAHKNAVTLRVAALKEQA
- the hisH gene encoding imidazole glycerol phosphate synthase subunit HisH codes for the protein MNVVILDTGCANLSSVTYAVQRLGYQPTISRDPKIVLSADKLFLPGVGTAQAAMDQLEARELIALIKASTQPVLGICLGMQLLASGSDENGGVKTLGIIDTPVQLMTDFGLPLPHMGWNQVTPQAGHPLFRGIEDDAYFYFVHSYAMPLCSSTIAQANYGEPFTAAVQKDNFYGVQFHPERSGAAGAQLLKNFLEM
- the hisG gene encoding ATP phosphoribosyltransferase, coding for MLDKTRLRIAMQKSGRLSEDSQELLARCGIKINLQQQRLIAFAENMPIDILRVRDDDIPGLVMDGVVDLGIIGENVLEEELLDRRAQGEDPRYFTLRRLDFGGCRLSLAAPLDCEYTGPQSLQDARIATSYPHLLKQYLDKQGVRFKSCLLNGSVEVAPRAGLSDAICDLVSTGATLEANGLREVEVIYRSKACLIQRDGEMPEAKQQLIDKLLTRIQGVIQARESKYIMLHAPSERLDEIVSLLPGAERPTILPLAGSQNRVAMHMVSSETLFWETMENLKALGASSILVLPIEKMME